From the Neoarius graeffei isolate fNeoGra1 chromosome 1, fNeoGra1.pri, whole genome shotgun sequence genome, one window contains:
- the LOC132886843 gene encoding uncharacterized protein LOC132886843 — protein MVRSLQREVMFQEAKGKRRMETEERETAAEREERETAAEREERERTRSSEEEGEDHDSGQQARSLSYSFGVADEEKLVDFFHANPCFYDKTLDLYSNAIHKRKLTQGIAAELHTTVAKVNGWFRNQRTVVGKLLKKRSGQAVEALTARKRWQLQNFVFLRDHIVPRSYMSDTGTLPSSESRKSRGASTSEEEDQASDRSTSSRAYVQAKKKRSKKIDDVILEYLSRPRPSEEISQKIEAALTASSAEPQDERTALGNWLVARIAKVPDERWEDFTVAAQNLMREFTRPIMPPPQAPDTSLPPRIASQHPSQQSWQLTHPVATAL, from the exons GcaaaagggaagaggaggatggagacagaggagagagagacggcggcagagagggaggagagagagacggcggcagagagggaggagagagagaggacaaggagcagtgaggaggagggtgaagaccacgacagtggccagcaggccaggagtttgTCCTACTCTTTTGGCGTAGCAGACGAGGAGAAGTTGGTCGATTTTTTCCATGCCAACCCTTGTTTCTACGACAAGACTTTGGACCTGTACAGCAATGCCATCCACAAACGGAAATTGACACAGGGCATTGCTGCTGAACTACACACAACTG TTGCCAAGGTAAATGGATGGTTCAGGAACCAGAGGACGGTTGTGGGAAAGCTTTTGAAGAAAAGGTCAGGGCAAGCAGTAGAGGCACTCACAGCCAGGAAAAGATGGCAGCTACAGAACTTTGTTTTCTTGAGGGATCACATCGTTCCAAGATCGTACATGTCTGACACAGGAACA CTGCCGTCATCAGAGTCCAGGAAAAGCAGGGGAGCTTCGACCAGTGAAGAAGAGGATCAAGCGAGTGACAGGTCAACCTCCAGCCGGGCCTATGTTCAAGCCAAAAAAAAGCGCTCAAAGAAGATTGACGATGTCATTCTCGAATACTTATCGAGGCCCAGGCCGTCTGAGGAGATTTCCCAAAAG ATTGAAGCAGCTTTAACCGCCAGTTCTGCAGAACCCCAAGACGAACGCACGGCACTGGGGAACTGGCTCGTGGCCAGGATCGCGAAGGTGCCCGATGAGAGATGGGAGGACTTCACTGTAGCTGCCCAGAATCTGATGCGGGAATTCACAAGGCCCATCATGCCCCCTCCACAAGCCCCAGATACTTCGTTGCCTCCTCGCATTGCCTCGCAGCATCCCTCGCAGCAGTCCTGGCAGCTGACCCACCCCGTTGCCACAGCACTCTGA